The Pseudomonadota bacterium genome has a window encoding:
- a CDS encoding nucleotidyltransferase domain-containing protein, producing MLSNTLEKIFGSRIRAKLLGWFFTHPDEQFFVRQLSIILKEDSTNLSREMKRLGNLRILTSATHGNLKHFQVNRECAFFNEMKGLVLKTAGVAGQIKAVFDTLDGIEYAFIYGSYAKGEENAQSDIDLMVVGDIDLGKLDFLLGDLEKKLGRTINYVVYDAKEFKTKNRARDGFIMDVLAGRKIMITGKEDGLT from the coding sequence ATGCTGTCAAATACTCTTGAAAAGATATTTGGTTCACGCATCAGGGCAAAGCTGCTTGGCTGGTTTTTCACTCATCCAGACGAGCAGTTTTTTGTCCGCCAGCTCTCCATAATCCTGAAAGAAGATTCAACAAATCTAAGCCGCGAAATGAAGAGACTCGGAAACCTCAGAATCCTTACATCGGCAACGCATGGAAATCTCAAACACTTTCAGGTCAACCGGGAATGTGCCTTCTTCAATGAGATGAAAGGGCTTGTGCTCAAAACAGCAGGTGTCGCCGGTCAGATTAAAGCTGTATTCGATACCCTTGACGGCATTGAATATGCCTTTATTTACGGCTCTTACGCAAAAGGAGAAGAAAACGCGCAGAGCGATATTGATCTGATGGTTGTTGGCGATATTGATTTGGGTAAGCTTGATTTTTTATTGGGAGACCTGGAGAAAAAACTTGGCAGGACAATTAATTATGTAGTCTATGATGCAAAAGAGTTTAAAACAAAAAACCGCGCAAGAGACGGTTTTATTATGGATGTACTGGCTGGTAGAAAAATCATGATAACAGGAAAAGAGGATGGCCTTACATAG
- a CDS encoding DUF2283 domain-containing protein translates to MNIVYNDKADLLYIRLDDKKQKVVNRRVSENIVLDIGKREKIIGIEILDASKHVSLEKLFPVNYKIPKAI, encoded by the coding sequence ATGAATATTGTATATAACGACAAAGCAGATCTTCTCTATATCAGATTAGATGATAAAAAACAGAAGGTGGTAAACAGGCGTGTTTCAGAGAATATTGTTTTAGATATTGGTAAAAGGGAAAAGATTATTGGAATAGAAATTCTTGATGCCTCAAAACATGTATCGTTAGAAAAACTCTTTCCTGTAAATTATAAGATTCCAAAAGCAATATAG
- a CDS encoding cupin domain-containing protein gives MGIKNLFSNIPDSVPEEIFEPLLENKNMRLERIISDGQATPQGEWYDQDTDEWVLLLQGSADLFFEGEKEARAMKPGDYILIPAHKRHRVGWTDKHQKTIWLALHFRR, from the coding sequence ATGGGAATAAAGAACCTTTTTTCAAATATACCCGATTCTGTTCCTGAGGAAATTTTTGAGCCCCTGCTGGAGAATAAAAATATGAGGCTGGAACGAATCATTTCGGATGGGCAGGCGACACCACAAGGGGAGTGGTATGACCAGGATACAGATGAATGGGTACTGTTACTTCAGGGGAGTGCAGACTTGTTCTTTGAGGGTGAGAAAGAAGCAAGGGCTATGAAACCCGGTGACTACATATTAATTCCTGCACACAAACGGCACAGAGTGGGGTGGACGGATAAGCATCAAAAAACCATCTGGCTGGCACTACACTTCAGAAGGTGA